The Salvelinus namaycush isolate Seneca chromosome 28, SaNama_1.0, whole genome shotgun sequence genome contains a region encoding:
- the LOC120023405 gene encoding BEN domain-containing protein 3-like has translation MNSSDHGENSDGEKLEREREPIQDIKLETDDCAISETTDGPRRWSLGTSEATSKRTVMDMGCDAHNSELDQSTSSKRVRVSSEAGRRLLRRLSEESTRPQPLCLTSADQEKTIASYRKPLYSISHRITEKKLTSSLDQHVQHEGGVRLSYSSLLSPQLVKTGEHSRSEPLSALGAAGSMSSTDSNLYSLIEKMFFILNTLNSSMTQLHSKVDLLSLEVTRIKKQIKPSELATEFHPPPEYLLTSEELSQLMEQTSNAGELGCRLLVHLFPELLKAKECTRGCIANKRTLDSLHLQLIRNYVEVCYPLVKNNNIWQDECLLQMNDFFNRFWAQKDMESGQQSCGKQIITSFGFKAEQNQPCHFINEEGQEVYLDLDSNGDHTNNNKVVPDLVFDTQEVREDFDELSSPEDFMFLVNRLFPEVFEEGRFPEGSVGKMILDSDRIEIIRKYMEANFPDVPEDSWLQVCVQRIEDAIEGSHSNGNGSDPENMNDESYDSTSLPDDVSIIKISDLCDYERPGRRSKKSLLVPVDFEQLEMPLPDFSVPQEYLLSREQLRNNYDCSLSIGNFASRLLVLMFPELFTYDNARKHYNCSGSLGKKQLDPVRVDLIRHYVQLLYPRAKNDRVWTLEFVGKLDERCRRRDTEQRRSYQQQRKVYAPELEQEPVDFVAACQVNQLNTERLKDFEIPPLPPEKSSKDFCKIPLEKLTVSIPDFPVPSVYWLSDAEVREIVQQSLSVGNFSARLLVRLFPELFTQENLRLQYNHSGACNKKQLDPVRLRLIRHYVEAVYPVEKMEEVWHYECVPSIDERCRRPNRKKCDILKKAKRSNTVS, from the exons ATGAATTCCTCTGACCATGGGGAAAACTCGGATGGAGAAAAGCTCGAGAGAG AGAGAGAACCCATTCAAGACATCAAGTTGGAGACGGATGACTGTGCTATTAGTGAGACAACTGATGGACCACGAAGATGGTCTCTTGGAACTAGTGAGGCCACCAGCAAACGTACTGTTATGGACATGGGCTGTGACGCTCACAATTCTGAATTGGACCAGTCTACCAGCAGCAAGAGAGTCAGGGTCTCTAGTGAG GCCGGGCGACGCTTACTGAGGAGATTGTCTGAAGAGTCCACGAGGCCTCAacccctttgcttgacatctgCTGACCAGGAGAAGACTATAGCCTCTTACAGGAAGCCTCTCTACAGCATCTCTCACAGAATCACAGAGAAGAAGCTCACATCAAGCCTTGACCAGCATGTTCAGCATGAGGGAGGAGTGCGGCTAAGCTACAGCAGCCTCTTATCTCCTCAACTGGTCAAAACAGGGGAGCACAGCCGAAGTGAACCCCTCTCTGCCCTGGGGGCAGCAGGGTCCATGTCTTCAACAGACTCTAATCTATACTCCCTCATTGAGAAGATGTTTTTCATCCTCAATACGCTCAACTCAAGCATGACCCAACTGCACAGCAAGGTTGATCTACTTTCCCTAGAGGTCACTCGCATCAAGAAACAGATCAAACCCTCTGAGCTGGCGACTGAGTTCCATCCTCCGCCAGAATACCTGTTGACAAGTGAGGAACTGAGTCAGCTGATGGAACAGACATCAAATGCTGGCGAGTTGGGTTGTCGATTGCTGGTACACCTCTTCCCAGAACTTCTTAAAGCCAAGGAGTGCACTCGTGGTTGCATCGCCAACAAGAGAACGTTGGATTCCTTACATCTGCAGCTAATACGCAACTATGTGGAGGTGTGTTATCCTCTGGTTAAGAACAACAACATTTGGCAGGATGAATGCCTATTACAGATGAATGACTTCTTTAACCGCTTCTGGGCCCAGAAGGATATGGAGAGTGGGCAACAGTCATGTGGGAAACAGATTATTACAAGCTTTGGTTTCAAAGCTGAGCAGAACCAGCCCTGCCATTTTATAAATGAGGAGGGACAAGAAGTGTACCTTGACTTAGATTCCAATGGTGaccacaccaacaacaacaaagtaGTGCCAGACCTTGTGTTTGACACTCAGGAGGTCCGAGAGGATTTTGATGAGCTTTCTTCCCCTGAAGACTTTATGTTTCTTGTAAACCGACTTTTCCCTGAGGTTTTTGAGGAGGGGAGATTTCCAGAAGGTAGTGTGGGAAAGATGATCCTGGACTCTGACAGGATAGAAATTATCCGTAAATACATGGAAGCAAATTTTCCTGATGTCCCAGAGGATAGTTGGCTGCAGGTGTGTGTGCAGCGCATAGAAGACGCAATAGAGGGTTCTCACAGTAATGGCAATGGCAGCGATCCTGAGAACATGAACGATGAAAGCTATGACTCCACAAGCCTCCCTGACGATGTCTCTATCATCAAGATCAGTGACTTGTGTGACTACGAGAGACCAGGTCGTAGGTCAAAAAAGTCCTTGCTTGTGCCAGTCGATTTTGAACAACTTGAGATGCCCCTACCAGATTTCAGTGTGCCTCAAGAGTATCTGCTCTCCAGGGAGCAGCTGAGGAACAACTATGACTGTAGCTTGTCAATTGGGAACTTCGCCTCTCGCCTGTTGGTACTTATGTTCCCTGAGCTCTTCACCTACGACAACGCACGGAAGCATTACAACTGTAGTGGCTCTCTCGGGAAGAAACAGCTTGATCCTGTGCGGGTTGACCTTATTCGCCACTACGTACAGCTCCTATATCCACGGGCCAAGAATGACAGAGTGTGGACCCTGGAATTTGTGGGTAAACTGGACGAGCGGTGCAGGCGACGAGACACGGAACAACGGCGGTCGTACCAGCAGCAACGCAAAGTCTATGCTCCTGAGTTGGAGCAAGAGCCTGTGGACTTTGTGGCTGCTTGCCAAGTGAACCAGCTCAACACAGAGCGCTTGAAGGACTTTGAGATTCCTCCACTACCGCCTGAAAAAAGTAGCAAAGACTTCTGCAAGATCCCCCTGGAGAAATTGACGGTGTCAATCCCGGACTTCCCAGTGCCTTCGGTCTACTGGCTCTCCGACGCTGAAGTGCGAGAGATTGTCCAGCAGAGCCTTTCTGTTGGAAACTTTTCTGCCCGTCTACTGGTGCGCCTCTTCCCTGAGCTCTTTACTCAGGAGAACCTGCGACTTCAGTATAACCACTCGGGCGCCTGCAATAAGAAGCAGCTGGATCCTGTGCGTCTCAGACTCATCCGCCACTATGTAGAGGCCGTGTACCCAGTTGAGAAGATGGAGGAGGTCTGGCATTACGAATGCGTGCCAAGCATAGATGAGCGATGCCGGCGGCCCAACCGTAAGAAGTGTGACATACTGAAGAAGGCCAAGAGATCAAATACTGTGTCCTAG